A single genomic interval of bacterium harbors:
- a CDS encoding nitrite reductase, translating to MTNKKRTFFFSILIIIPLLALTGWAFWSDMINMMLPADSRPGSITYVAEPVTQEQFDAIADQLTGEFDMEFKHIDIFREAGITEYEGPQTCLSCHEEITVEDAASGNEKTVNLMHNLLTSTHYRFFTERHPNVYGFNGKLADNFAMGKINRPCPKPGSFAMTAWADLVVTEHGDTLSEGCGQCHIGGQYQAPLGEMMPGYETTQDEKDAIDCLICHSQGYDMNRKQVTMDDNGLKRWEMDRSMRAAMSVTTTTSQTCLRCHQHNFGGDIYIDSTDTSFFQSMLNTGHERPRVLHPGSKRGTPFSPSWDVHAAAGLNCTDCHTTEGHYIAKGQHTTTMMTNDLPDVDVACANCHTNEPHEENEEIAEFLNMHTEKVACVTCHIPSLQEDNATRRDFDTPMYEEHPGVYVYTDIEKFTQPKQAMTYVWWNGDATFLGNAIGDNPNGEDRYVFYKPTQKWPEYQDYDYSEWYERVMRPIAKKRPSKLYAMKIFNGKQHIDLQNIGPFGGMFVPYNLPTYYRTGDPDKAASVEMAKDMMKMMYGTMFKYYMMDQFMQYMDDGTGKYITEWHTEPYEDVRLVKQGKVEPRWIPADANMEISHAVRRNGALTCQNCHAEDGVLDWKALGYSDEDVEMYQMNPLE from the coding sequence ATGACCAACAAAAAACGTACCTTTTTCTTTTCCATCCTCATTATTATTCCTCTCCTGGCCCTCACCGGATGGGCTTTCTGGTCGGACATGATCAACATGATGCTGCCGGCGGACAGTCGTCCGGGGAGCATCACCTACGTGGCTGAGCCTGTGACGCAGGAGCAGTTCGACGCCATCGCTGATCAGCTTACGGGCGAATTCGATATGGAATTCAAGCACATCGACATTTTCCGCGAAGCGGGCATCACCGAGTATGAGGGACCGCAGACCTGCCTTTCCTGTCATGAGGAAATCACTGTTGAGGATGCCGCGAGCGGCAACGAGAAAACCGTCAACCTCATGCACAACCTCCTGACATCAACGCACTATCGTTTCTTCACCGAGCGTCACCCGAATGTGTACGGCTTCAACGGCAAGCTGGCCGATAATTTCGCCATGGGAAAAATCAATCGTCCCTGTCCCAAGCCGGGTAGCTTCGCGATGACCGCCTGGGCGGACCTCGTGGTCACCGAGCATGGCGACACGCTTTCCGAGGGCTGTGGCCAGTGCCATATCGGCGGCCAGTACCAGGCGCCGCTTGGTGAAATGATGCCGGGTTATGAAACCACGCAGGATGAAAAAGATGCCATTGACTGTCTGATCTGCCACTCGCAGGGATATGACATGAACCGCAAGCAGGTGACGATGGACGACAACGGACTCAAGCGCTGGGAAATGGACCGCAGCATGCGTGCCGCGATGTCGGTTACGACAACAACGTCGCAGACCTGCCTGCGCTGTCACCAGCACAATTTTGGCGGCGACATTTATATCGATTCCACCGACACCTCGTTTTTCCAGAGCATGCTGAACACAGGCCACGAGCGTCCCCGCGTCCTTCACCCTGGATCCAAGCGCGGCACGCCGTTCTCCCCGAGCTGGGATGTGCATGCTGCTGCGGGACTGAACTGTACGGACTGCCACACCACCGAAGGTCACTACATCGCAAAGGGCCAGCATACCACGACGATGATGACCAATGATCTGCCGGATGTGGATGTGGCATGTGCGAACTGTCACACCAATGAGCCGCATGAGGAAAATGAGGAGATCGCCGAATTCCTCAACATGCATACCGAGAAAGTGGCGTGCGTGACCTGCCATATCCCCTCGCTGCAGGAAGACAATGCCACGCGCCGCGATTTCGACACACCGATGTATGAAGAACACCCGGGTGTGTACGTGTACACAGATATTGAAAAGTTCACCCAGCCGAAGCAGGCAATGACCTACGTCTGGTGGAACGGTGATGCGACCTTCCTCGGCAATGCCATCGGTGACAATCCCAACGGGGAAGACCGCTACGTGTTTTACAAGCCGACGCAGAAGTGGCCTGAGTACCAGGACTACGACTACAGTGAATGGTACGAGCGCGTGATGCGTCCCATCGCCAAGAAGCGTCCCTCCAAGCTGTATGCCATGAAAATCTTCAACGGCAAGCAGCACATCGACCTGCAGAATATCGGTCCCTTCGGTGGCATGTTCGTGCCCTACAATCTCCCGACCTATTATCGCACCGGCGATCCTGACAAGGCCGCTTCCGTGGAAATGGCGAAAGACATGATGAAGATGATGTACGGCACCATGTTCAAGTACTACATGATGGATCAGTTCATGCAGTACATGGACGATGGTACCGGGAAATACATTACCGAATGGCACACCGAGCCGTATGAGGACGTGCGCCTGGTCAAGCAGGGCAAGGTGGAACCCCGCTGGATTCCTGCCGATGCCAACATGGAAATCAGTCACGCCGTGCGCCGCAACGGAGCGCTGACCTGCCAGAACTGTCATGCCGAAGACGGTGTGCTTGACTGGAAGGCCCTCGGTTACAGTGACGAAGACGTGGAAATGTATCAGATGAATCCTCTCGAGTGA
- a CDS encoding GxxExxY protein, which translates to MLHGEITRDIIRGFFDVYNTLGYGFLERVYENALALELKELMLQVDRQVKIDVYYYDDRVGTYFADMVVERKVLLELKTADTINNEHISQLINYLRSTEYEVGLLLNFGRQPQFARRIFTNNRKGVISDISPNLREDPLDP; encoded by the coding sequence ATGCTGCATGGGGAGATTACGAGGGATATCATTCGTGGATTTTTTGATGTGTACAATACTCTGGGATACGGTTTCCTCGAACGGGTGTATGAAAACGCACTGGCTCTGGAATTGAAGGAATTGATGCTGCAGGTGGATCGTCAGGTCAAGATTGATGTGTACTACTACGACGATCGGGTTGGCACGTATTTCGCCGATATGGTCGTGGAGCGAAAGGTGCTGCTGGAACTCAAAACAGCTGATACTATCAACAATGAGCACATTTCCCAGCTGATTAACTATCTGAGATCTACAGAATATGAAGTTGGTTTGCTGTTGAATTTTGGCCGCCAGCCTCAATTCGCACGCAGAATCTTCACCAACAACCGAAAGGGTGTAATATCAGACATCTCTCCGAACCTCCGTGAGGATCCGTTGGATCCGTGA
- a CDS encoding acyl dehydratase — protein sequence MYFEDFSEGLTVTTPERTVTAEELDVFLDVAGLHLPMFLHDEGAQEIGHPRRLVTGPMILAVAMGLVRASGWFDQVVAVLEFTNMRFLRAVHPGDTLRVDIEVRETRATSRPDRGLVKLTYAVYRQNDDRVLEMDGTYLFRRQG from the coding sequence ATGTATTTTGAGGATTTTTCCGAGGGTCTAACCGTCACAACACCGGAACGGACGGTGACGGCGGAGGAGCTTGATGTGTTTCTCGATGTGGCGGGACTGCACCTGCCGATGTTCCTGCACGATGAAGGAGCACAGGAAATCGGACATCCGCGACGCCTGGTGACCGGACCGATGATACTGGCCGTGGCCATGGGACTCGTTCGCGCCAGCGGCTGGTTCGATCAGGTCGTCGCCGTGCTGGAATTCACAAACATGCGCTTCCTGCGGGCCGTCCATCCGGGCGACACACTGCGCGTGGATATCGAAGTGCGCGAAACCCGTGCGACAAGCAGACCGGATCGTGGACTGGTCAAACTCACCTACGCCGTGTACCGACAAAACGACGATCGCGTGCTTGAAATGGATGGCACCTATCTTTTTCGAAGGCAAGGTTGA
- a CDS encoding insulinase family protein: MNRFLRVATAVVLFAALPMLLHAQEQESAISSLGLGSKLPVNPLVKIGKLENGLTYYIMQNKRPENRAEMRLVVNAGSILETDDQQGLAHFCEHMAFNGSENFKKNELVEYLESIGMRFGSDLNAYTSFDETVYMLELPMDDESVVDKGMQVLVDWASALSFENEEIDKERGVIMEEWRSRKSAASRIRDKQFPVLLHNSKYAKRLPIGQPEIIENFEYDTVKKFYRDWYRPSLMAVIAVGDFDVSQMEEKIKAKFGGIEKHPNPPKRETFEVPDHDQFLFTIESDPEATSTSVNLYHMMDPEVDRRVMDYRSSMIPQLYSQMLNARYSELLQDKNPPYIFASSGKGGFVRAKDVYVLNCGVKDGGIARGFETLLTEAERVKQHGFLETELERAKTNILRRMEQMYEEREKTRSGSHASEFVRNFLTEEPIPGIEVEYELYKKYLPTITIREVNKLTDELLREDNRVLAVSMPENEKYPKPTEEELRAIIAKVEAMKLEPYVDEVANKPLTEVPGQFAKVTAEKSYDDVGITEWTLGNGVHVLLKPTDFKDDEIQFAAWSPGGHSLSTDANYPSSSMADALVSAGGVGDFDVIKLRKALTGKVASVSPSITEESEGFYGQASPKDVETMLQLVNLYFKAPRKDTTAVESFKERIGGFLANARNRPESVFGDTLTKVLYQDHPRHQPMTEEWLKGLDLEVAYDFYLDRFKDASDFTFMFVGNFKPEELKPMVETWLGSLPSINRKETWGDPGIRYPKGVIKKKVYKGIDDKSMVTVVFTGDHNWSYENNYKANALEELLTIKLREEIREEKGGTYGVGVRMGLDKSPVGDYALMIRFGCKPERVDELTATLFDVLNSVRNEPADEETINKIKEIQRRERETNLKENGWWLGQMRASLSYGEPLDRWMQYDALVDALDADMLQETAQKYINMDNYVQVQLFPEEKPDDATGDVSAE; this comes from the coding sequence ATGAACCGATTCCTACGTGTTGCGACTGCTGTTGTCCTGTTCGCTGCGCTGCCGATGCTGCTGCATGCACAGGAGCAGGAGAGTGCTATTTCCTCCCTTGGACTTGGAAGCAAACTCCCTGTAAATCCGCTCGTGAAAATCGGGAAGCTCGAGAACGGGCTGACCTACTACATCATGCAGAACAAACGGCCCGAGAACCGCGCGGAAATGCGTCTCGTTGTCAATGCCGGATCCATCCTTGAAACCGATGACCAGCAGGGACTCGCACATTTCTGTGAACACATGGCATTTAACGGTTCCGAAAATTTCAAGAAAAACGAACTCGTCGAGTACCTCGAGTCCATCGGTATGCGCTTCGGATCCGATCTGAACGCCTATACCTCATTCGATGAGACCGTGTACATGCTTGAATTGCCGATGGACGATGAAAGCGTCGTTGACAAGGGCATGCAGGTGCTGGTGGACTGGGCCTCGGCGCTGTCATTCGAGAACGAAGAGATCGACAAGGAACGCGGTGTGATCATGGAAGAATGGCGCAGCAGGAAAAGCGCAGCGTCCCGCATTCGCGACAAGCAGTTCCCTGTTCTGCTGCACAATTCGAAGTATGCAAAGCGACTGCCCATCGGTCAGCCCGAAATTATCGAAAACTTCGAGTACGATACGGTGAAGAAATTCTATCGCGACTGGTATCGTCCCTCGCTGATGGCAGTCATCGCGGTGGGCGATTTCGATGTCAGCCAGATGGAAGAAAAGATCAAAGCCAAATTCGGCGGGATCGAAAAGCATCCGAATCCCCCGAAGCGTGAGACCTTTGAGGTACCTGATCATGATCAGTTCCTGTTCACCATCGAATCCGATCCCGAGGCGACGTCTACCAGTGTCAACCTGTATCACATGATGGATCCGGAGGTGGATCGCAGGGTGATGGACTATCGTTCATCGATGATTCCGCAGCTCTACAGCCAGATGCTCAACGCCCGTTACAGCGAGCTGCTGCAGGACAAGAATCCTCCGTACATCTTCGCGTCCTCAGGCAAGGGCGGCTTTGTGCGCGCGAAAGATGTGTATGTCCTCAATTGCGGAGTGAAGGACGGTGGAATCGCACGCGGCTTCGAGACTCTGCTCACTGAGGCCGAACGCGTCAAGCAGCACGGTTTTCTCGAGACCGAGCTCGAGCGTGCGAAAACCAATATCCTTCGCAGAATGGAGCAGATGTACGAGGAGCGCGAGAAAACCCGTTCCGGCAGTCATGCGTCTGAGTTCGTTCGCAATTTCCTCACCGAAGAGCCGATTCCCGGTATCGAGGTGGAGTACGAACTGTACAAGAAGTATCTTCCGACCATCACCATCCGCGAAGTGAACAAGCTGACGGATGAGCTGCTGCGTGAGGACAACAGGGTTCTTGCCGTGAGCATGCCCGAAAACGAAAAATATCCCAAACCGACGGAAGAAGAACTGCGTGCCATCATCGCGAAGGTCGAAGCCATGAAGCTCGAACCGTACGTCGATGAGGTTGCCAACAAGCCGCTGACTGAAGTCCCCGGGCAGTTCGCGAAGGTGACGGCAGAGAAGTCGTACGACGATGTCGGCATCACGGAATGGACGCTGGGGAATGGCGTACATGTGCTGCTGAAACCCACCGATTTCAAAGACGATGAGATTCAGTTCGCCGCGTGGAGTCCGGGTGGTCACAGCCTGTCGACAGACGCCAATTACCCGAGTTCGTCGATGGCTGACGCACTGGTCAGCGCCGGCGGTGTGGGTGATTTCGACGTCATCAAACTGCGCAAGGCCCTGACCGGCAAGGTCGCGAGTGTCAGTCCGAGTATCACCGAAGAGTCCGAGGGCTTCTACGGACAGGCTTCGCCGAAGGATGTCGAAACCATGCTGCAGCTGGTGAACCTGTATTTCAAGGCACCGCGCAAGGACACGACCGCGGTGGAGAGTTTCAAGGAGCGCATCGGAGGCTTCCTTGCCAATGCCCGCAATCGTCCTGAAAGTGTGTTCGGCGATACGCTGACGAAGGTGCTCTACCAGGATCATCCCCGTCATCAGCCGATGACAGAAGAGTGGCTCAAGGGACTCGATCTCGAAGTGGCATACGATTTCTATCTCGACCGCTTCAAAGACGCGAGTGATTTCACTTTCATGTTCGTGGGGAATTTCAAGCCGGAAGAACTCAAGCCGATGGTCGAAACCTGGCTCGGTTCGCTGCCTTCAATCAACCGCAAGGAAACCTGGGGCGATCCCGGCATTCGCTACCCGAAAGGCGTGATCAAGAAGAAGGTATACAAGGGCATCGACGACAAGTCCATGGTCACCGTCGTGTTCACAGGCGACCACAACTGGTCGTACGAAAACAACTACAAGGCGAATGCTCTTGAAGAACTGCTCACGATCAAGCTTCGCGAAGAGATACGCGAAGAAAAGGGCGGTACCTATGGCGTTGGTGTGCGCATGGGCCTGGACAAGTCACCGGTCGGGGATTATGCCCTGATGATTCGCTTCGGCTGCAAGCCGGAACGTGTCGACGAGCTTACCGCGACCCTCTTCGACGTCCTCAACAGCGTACGAAATGAACCTGCCGATGAAGAGACCATCAACAAGATCAAGGAGATTCAGCGCCGCGAGCGTGAGACAAATCTCAAGGAGAATGGATGGTGGCTCGGACAGATGCGTGCATCGCTGTCGTACGGCGAGCCGCTTGATCGCTGGATGCAGTACGACGCACTGGTCGACGCACTGGATGCCGATATGCTGCAGGAGACAGCACAGAAGTATATCAACATGGACAATTACGTGCAGGTCCAGCTTTTCCCCGAGGAGAAGCCGGATGATGCAACAGGCGACGTCTCCGCCGAGTAA
- a CDS encoding PAS domain S-box protein produces the protein MKEEYESEGKAAESVSFSPEAWFKLLVERALSGVYIIQEREVVYVNPQMGEILGYTPEELIGTDPIRHVHEEHRECMAELHEMRLSNFGPGERLEIKVVTSSGEARWVELHSVSAKIAGKRTVLGNMRDITDRKKAAEYALEHQVMMQLITENMADVLWVMDPESRRFRYVSPSVQQLRGFTQEEAMQQSLEEALTPESLERVLAIMDSLVPRLLAGEDLGRTLVEVRQPCKDGRIIDTEIYVTAYQADDDSTLIVGVTRDVTERKAQSKRFEIFSRTLDLMSEAAFWFGTDNRFTYANAAACASLGYTLDELVGMDLSVVNSNATSEQMEYVWKKLRFGIPHIAESHHTRKDGSTFPVETRSFLVHIDGKEYCYGTAIDIQDRLRARQEQADSG, from the coding sequence ATGAAAGAAGAATATGAATCAGAAGGAAAGGCTGCAGAGTCCGTCTCATTTTCTCCTGAAGCATGGTTCAAACTGCTTGTCGAGCGGGCATTGTCAGGGGTGTATATCATACAGGAAAGGGAGGTCGTTTATGTGAATCCCCAGATGGGGGAGATTCTCGGCTACACCCCGGAAGAGCTGATTGGCACTGATCCAATACGTCATGTTCATGAAGAGCATCGGGAATGCATGGCTGAGCTGCATGAAATGCGCCTCAGCAATTTTGGTCCTGGCGAGCGACTGGAAATTAAAGTCGTTACCAGCAGTGGTGAAGCTCGCTGGGTGGAGCTTCATTCCGTTTCAGCCAAGATTGCCGGGAAGCGTACGGTGCTGGGAAACATGCGGGATATTACTGACAGGAAGAAGGCTGCAGAGTATGCGCTGGAGCATCAGGTCATGATGCAGCTCATCACAGAGAATATGGCGGATGTGCTCTGGGTGATGGATCCCGAAAGCAGGCGATTCAGGTATGTCAGTCCATCGGTACAGCAGCTCCGTGGTTTTACTCAGGAGGAAGCCATGCAGCAGTCCCTCGAAGAAGCACTCACTCCAGAATCATTGGAACGCGTTCTGGCGATCATGGATTCTCTTGTGCCGCGCCTTCTGGCCGGAGAAGATCTCGGCAGAACACTGGTCGAAGTTCGGCAGCCATGCAAGGACGGCCGGATCATCGACACCGAAATCTATGTAACCGCATACCAGGCCGATGATGACAGTACGCTTATTGTGGGCGTCACACGCGATGTCACCGAGCGCAAGGCACAGTCGAAGCGCTTCGAGATATTCAGCAGGACCTTGGATCTGATGAGTGAGGCTGCTTTCTGGTTTGGAACTGACAATCGTTTCACATATGCGAACGCCGCAGCATGTGCTTCTCTGGGATACACCCTTGATGAATTAGTCGGAATGGATTTGTCCGTCGTCAATTCAAATGCGACTTCGGAACAGATGGAGTACGTTTGGAAAAAACTCCGCTTCGGAATTCCTCACATTGCTGAATCGCATCATACACGGAAGGATGGCAGCACCTTTCCCGTCGAAACACGATCCTTTCTGGTACATATCGACGGCAAGGAATACTGCTACGGAACTGCCATTGATATTCAGGATCGTTTGCGTGCGAGGCAGGAACAGGCCGACTCCGGATAG
- a CDS encoding methylated-DNA--[protein]-cysteine S-methyltransferase, with the protein MAPATLQKPAVIVLSHHPSPLGNLHIASCDGAVCYLGFERKGYREDLYAYLGRYLKHFDVQSDKGQHDSIHRQLDRYFEGRVKKFRVKTHLYGTEFQLQVWTALRSIQYGSTSSYRAIADYVGNPDASRAVGQAVGRNPISIIIPCHRVIGENGTLVGYAGGVDRKKKLLKLEGALLV; encoded by the coding sequence ATGGCTCCTGCTACCCTGCAAAAACCCGCCGTCATCGTCCTGTCGCATCACCCATCACCACTCGGCAATCTGCATATCGCCAGTTGTGACGGGGCCGTCTGCTACCTCGGCTTCGAGCGTAAAGGCTATCGCGAGGATCTCTATGCCTATCTGGGACGCTACCTCAAACACTTCGACGTGCAGTCCGACAAGGGCCAACACGACAGCATCCACCGTCAGCTCGACAGATACTTCGAAGGACGCGTGAAAAAATTCCGCGTCAAGACGCATCTCTACGGGACGGAATTTCAGCTGCAGGTGTGGACGGCACTTCGCTCCATTCAGTACGGCAGCACCAGCAGCTACCGTGCCATCGCCGACTACGTGGGCAATCCCGACGCCTCCCGTGCCGTCGGCCAGGCCGTCGGCCGCAACCCCATCTCCATCATCATACCCTGTCACCGTGTCATCGGCGAAAACGGCACCCTCGTCGGCTACGCCGGCGGCGTCGACCGCAAGAAAAAATTGTTAAAGCTCGAAGGCGCCCTCCTGGTTTAG
- the arfB gene encoding aminoacyl-tRNA hydrolase, with translation MLAITADIHIPDSELEESFVRSSGPGGQNVNKVATAVQLRFDVQHSPSLPEDVRERLLKMEKNRINEEGVLIIEARRYRSQERNRQDARDRLARAIHHALSPPKPRKKTRPTRASNLKRLEDKKRRSEKKKLRQNP, from the coding sequence ATGCTGGCGATTACGGCGGACATACACATACCGGACAGCGAACTCGAAGAAAGCTTCGTGCGCTCATCGGGACCCGGGGGACAAAATGTCAACAAAGTCGCCACCGCGGTTCAACTGCGTTTCGACGTACAGCACTCTCCTTCTCTGCCAGAGGATGTGCGTGAACGCTTGCTGAAAATGGAGAAGAACCGCATCAATGAAGAAGGCGTACTCATCATCGAAGCACGCCGCTACCGCTCACAGGAACGCAACCGCCAGGATGCCCGCGACCGCCTCGCCCGCGCCATCCACCACGCCCTCTCCCCGCCCAAACCCCGGAAAAAAACCCGTCCCACCCGCGCATCCAACCTCAAACGCCTCGAGGATAAAAAGCGACGCAGCGAGAAGAAGAAACTGCGTCAGAACCCGTAA
- a CDS encoding T9SS type A sorting domain-containing protein, producing MSWTDQEATAHWPIRIAISSTGVRCVSWENGTQFLSPAGQQVGGILESPAWMGGVEAVGPGTWVFLRLKDSSWNDTGTIHWSKTVTIDLRTAMAVESTRDTVIQFFGQQPPYSEGDYHWEYVYRSYTVKSASGLLFATAVGVDDRPGGLFYKWNEARWSLWRSRGDLVRHSSRIGQKTLSGYLQDPHVCMAAKSASGLMYLLIREREESGRDGFAVSQIDGSSGERLLTTTLDPMQATHNGDIADFVPYDDGHTEVISLIPGSDSLVVRRYDESGRVDDEILLCPEINIVDNEVIRVGWPDASHVMLKNGNHLLSYSRKDAVDSTHLYIAMYDREWSPVGTPRRVSNVPSNQQICAGLAVHNDSVAIAWLDSREQYPGIYYRCFPIDYVTDVSTAPTAVPTPLYVHPNPVRQGQVAFIEIDGAQHEDLLLFDALGRKKLSLPAEQLTVLRTANLPRGVYFLVSPGAQAIQMKQLIVL from the coding sequence TTGAGTTGGACGGATCAGGAAGCAACAGCGCACTGGCCCATCCGAATCGCGATATCCTCAACCGGTGTCCGCTGCGTGTCTTGGGAGAACGGAACACAATTTCTTTCACCGGCTGGACAGCAGGTTGGAGGAATCCTGGAGTCCCCGGCATGGATGGGAGGCGTCGAAGCTGTCGGACCGGGTACATGGGTCTTTCTGCGTTTGAAGGATTCTTCATGGAATGACACTGGTACAATACATTGGAGCAAAACCGTTACCATCGACCTTCGAACTGCGATGGCAGTGGAGTCGACACGCGATACCGTCATTCAGTTCTTCGGCCAACAGCCACCGTACAGTGAAGGTGACTACCACTGGGAATATGTGTATCGATCTTATACGGTGAAAAGCGCTTCCGGATTACTGTTTGCCACTGCGGTGGGTGTCGATGACAGACCTGGGGGACTATTCTACAAGTGGAATGAAGCGCGCTGGTCTCTCTGGCGAAGCAGAGGGGATCTGGTCCGGCATTCCAGCAGGATCGGACAAAAGACGCTGTCCGGATATCTCCAGGATCCCCACGTATGCATGGCTGCGAAGAGTGCGAGTGGCTTGATGTATCTTCTGATTCGGGAACGGGAGGAAAGCGGCAGGGATGGATTCGCCGTCAGTCAGATTGACGGTAGCAGCGGCGAACGTCTGTTGACAACGACGTTGGATCCCATGCAAGCCACACACAACGGTGATATCGCGGATTTTGTGCCATATGATGATGGACATACAGAAGTAATCAGCCTCATTCCCGGCTCGGATTCACTTGTGGTGAGACGCTATGACGAGAGCGGAAGGGTGGATGATGAGATCCTGCTTTGTCCAGAAATAAACATTGTTGACAATGAGGTGATTCGCGTAGGATGGCCAGACGCAAGTCATGTAATGCTGAAGAATGGGAATCACCTCCTTTCTTACAGTAGGAAGGATGCGGTAGACAGTACGCATCTGTACATCGCGATGTATGACCGGGAGTGGAGTCCGGTAGGAACTCCCAGACGGGTCTCCAACGTCCCATCGAACCAGCAAATCTGTGCAGGACTCGCTGTGCACAACGATTCCGTCGCCATTGCCTGGCTCGATTCACGTGAACAGTACCCGGGAATCTACTACCGTTGCTTCCCGATTGATTACGTGACGGACGTGAGTACTGCTCCAACTGCAGTACCGACACCTCTGTACGTGCACCCAAATCCTGTTCGTCAGGGTCAGGTTGCGTTCATCGAAATTGACGGCGCACAGCACGAGGATCTCTTGCTCTTCGATGCACTTGGCCGTAAGAAACTATCGCTACCTGCGGAACAGCTCACGGTATTGCGGACAGCCAATCTGCCGCGGGGAGTATACTTCCTCGTCTCACCGGGAGCGCAGGCTATACAGATGAAACAGCTGATTGTATTGTGA
- a CDS encoding DNA/RNA non-specific endonuclease has product MKTVWILMLTIVVSMTSLHAQHYYVEASRSAIVRTQPDRNAEMILRMTQGDQLNLVRLEQTDTYYEVVLPAGGSGWVSRYVVRVHEGEAPHPLGASSSTEVASGPVADVTSLGEPVAYQVLRRRAYSAGYDPRLKIPVWVQYTLTKAHSEADDVDRSNAFGDDEDIHEDGRAYNVDYDQLGDGYVKGHMAPADDFRWSAEAERETNLLTNIAPQIGSAYNGSVWKRIENSVRDWAESRGEITVITGPVFFSRDSIVTKPDSLTQPGTARQVVYNVLGEHEVAVPTGFYKIIVDATGTRPEVIAFLVPHYETHTDAERSIARYIVSVDEIERVTGIDFLPELENGVEAEIESQRAPGLW; this is encoded by the coding sequence ATGAAAACAGTATGGATACTGATGCTGACCATTGTGGTCAGTATGACTTCACTGCATGCCCAGCACTATTACGTGGAGGCGAGCAGATCCGCTATTGTGCGCACGCAGCCGGACAGGAATGCCGAGATGATTTTGCGTATGACGCAGGGGGATCAGCTCAATCTCGTACGACTCGAACAGACGGACACCTATTACGAAGTCGTGCTGCCGGCAGGGGGCAGCGGCTGGGTTTCGCGCTATGTGGTGCGGGTGCATGAAGGGGAGGCGCCGCATCCGCTGGGTGCATCTTCTTCCACGGAGGTGGCAAGCGGGCCAGTCGCGGACGTTACCAGTCTCGGCGAACCGGTGGCTTACCAGGTCCTTCGCAGACGGGCCTACAGCGCAGGTTATGATCCGAGGCTGAAAATTCCTGTGTGGGTGCAGTACACGCTCACGAAAGCACATTCGGAAGCCGATGATGTTGATCGTTCCAACGCCTTCGGTGATGATGAGGATATACATGAGGATGGCAGGGCATACAATGTTGACTATGACCAGTTAGGGGATGGCTATGTGAAGGGACACATGGCGCCGGCGGACGATTTCCGTTGGAGTGCGGAGGCTGAACGCGAGACGAATCTGCTGACGAATATCGCACCGCAGATAGGCAGCGCTTACAACGGCAGCGTCTGGAAACGTATCGAGAACAGCGTGCGCGACTGGGCGGAAAGCCGCGGTGAAATCACCGTCATCACCGGACCGGTATTCTTTTCCCGCGACAGCATTGTGACGAAACCGGATTCTCTCACGCAGCCCGGTACTGCCCGGCAGGTTGTGTACAACGTACTCGGAGAACATGAGGTAGCAGTTCCCACTGGATTCTACAAAATCATTGTAGACGCCACAGGCACGCGGCCCGAGGTTATTGCGTTCCTTGTCCCACATTACGAAACGCACACAGATGCAGAGCGAAGCATCGCCCGCTACATCGTAAGTGTCGACGAAATCGAACGGGTCACCGGAATTGATTTTCTTCCTGAGCTGGAGAATGGAGTAGAAGCTGAGATTGAGAGCCAGCGCGCCCCCGGACTCTGGTAG